In Anopheles gambiae chromosome 2, idAnoGambNW_F1_1, whole genome shotgun sequence, a single window of DNA contains:
- the LOC1269399 gene encoding cartilage oligomeric matrix protein has translation MKSTLPMAGLLLLLALFAFVQQVQPLSIDPVASTELEEYIKDDFLISLRHIRPRRKFRITIEALFMIDFPESKNKFSFYLDRKNKRVTIDITTHSKVYSKNLILSELNESTTIKSLAFAFHQSAITVYMNCKQSSTEELDVNLSKLFAGSDEPTVKLFRERKYPLFLDSDLDKALSRASCQKILRRNGNHIPSRQKQTVEKMLKNKVQGELIPERNKKRDIRNWHHTAEKYKEAFHTDFSANRGDIPIIHGDCDENILKLLGELMKLVKELKEEVKGQRHEINYLRGLIENCAGCQQAQPLRENCQYSNPCFPGVQCYDTSTGMRCGHCPRGYVGDGRNCRPGQTCADQPCFNGVQCYDTVEGAQCGPCPAGYEGDGKHCRFRDACEDKPCAPGVHCSRLDQHPFFRCGACPAGFTGNGTACHDLDECDLVEPCDVRVRCTNTAPGFRCDPCPSGYVGIHYEGLTATSFDGSMQRQRCTDRNECADGSARCGANMVCHNTEGSYDCQCKAGFIRNSSRECLPSDRMCLDGTICDQNAVCKHAGNNKYRCKCKVGWAGDGFLCGSDKDLDGWPDANLQCNDEKCRADNCVNIPNSGQEDADRDGIGDACDPDADNDGILNNPDNCPLVHNPDQLDSDVDGGDKQGDACDNCPTVSNVDQNDVDKDGMGDACDPDIDNDGIRNEDDNCPKVANFNQLDTDGDRVGDVCDNCPMIPNPNQLDSDNDLIGDACDSDVDRDRDGIQDSRDNCPKLANSDQLDTDGDGRGDLCDTDADNDGILNHEDNCPIVFNPDQTDANNDGIGDICEEDFDLDLIPNYLDNCPNNSKIFSTDFRTYQTVVLDPEGDSQIDPNWVIYNKGAEIVQTQNSDPGLAVGYDAFGGVDFEGTFFVDTEIDDDYVGFIFSYQDNHKFYAVMWKKNIQTYWQATPFRASAEPGIQLKLINSATGPGEMLRNSLWHTGDTKGQVKLLWKDPRNVGWTERTAYRWLLLHRPKIGLIRLRIFDGDQMVADSGNIFDTTLKGGRLGVFCFSQEMIIWSDLVYRCNDNVPEAIYRELPPNLQREVQVDHRA, from the exons ACCGCGGCGAAAGTTTAGAATCACCATCGAGGCACTGTTTATGATCGATTTCCCTGAATCGAAGAACAAATTTTCCTTCTATCTCGATCGCAAAAACAAGCGAG TGACCATCGACATCACCACCCACTCGAAGGTGTACTCGAAGAACCTCATCCTGAGCGAGCTGAACGAGTCGACCACGATCAAGTCGCTGGCGTTCGCGTTCCACCAGAGCGCGATCACCGTGTACATGAACTGTAAACAGTCCTCGACCGAGGAGCTGGACGTGAACCTGTCGAAGCTGTTTGCGGGCAGCGACGAGCCGACGGTCAAGCTG TTCCGCGAGCGCAAGTATCCCCTGTTCCTGGATTCCGACCTGGACAAGGCGCTGAGCCGTGCCAGCTGTCAGAAGATACTGCGCCGCAACGGCAACCACATCCCGTCGCGCCAGAAGCAGACGGTAGAAAAGATGCTCAAGAACAAAGTACAAG GTGAGCTTATACCGGAGCGCAACAAGAAGCGTGACATCCGGAACTGGCACCACACGGCGGAAAAGTACAAGGAAGCGTTCCACACCGACTTCTCGGCAAACCGTGGCGACATCCCGATCATTCACGGTGATTGTGATG AGAACATTCTGAAGCTTCTCGGCGAGCTGATGAAGCTGGTGAAGGAGCTGAAGGAAGAGGTGAAGGGACAGCGGCATGAGATCAACTACTTGCGGGGGCTGATCGAGAACTGTGCCGGTTGTCAGCAGGCGCAACCGTTGCGCGAAAACTGCCAGTACAGCAATCCGTGCTTCCCAG GCGTGCAGTGCTATGATACGTCCACTGGTATGCGCTGTGGCCACTGTCCGCGTGGATACGTCGGCGATGGCCGAAACTGTCGTCCGGGTCAGACCTGTGCGGACCAGCCATGCTTCAA TGGTGTCCAGTGTTATGACACGGTCGAGGGTGCCCAGTGCGGTCCCTGCCCGGCGGGATACGAGGGCGACGGTAAGCACTGCCGGTTTCGGGACGCCTGCGAAGACAAACCGTGCGCACCAG GTGTACATTGCAGTAGATTAGATCAGCATCCGTTCTTCCGCTGCGGTGCCTGTCCGGCCGGTTTCACTGGCAACGGTACTGCCTGTCACGATCTGGACGAG TGTGATCTGGTGGAGCCGTGTGATGTGCGTGTACGCTGTACCAACACTGCGCCCGGGTTCCGGTGCGACCCGTGCCCCAGCGGCTACGTCGGCATACACTACGAGGGGCTGACGGCAACGTCGTTCGACGGTTCGATGCAACGCCAGCGGTGCACGGATCGGAACGAGTGTGCGGACGGGTCGGCCCGCTGTGGAGCGAACATGGTCTGCCACAATACGGAAGGTTCGTACGACTGTCAGTGTAAGGCGGGCTTTATCCGTAACTCGTCGCGCGAATGTCTGCCATCCGATCGGATGTGTCTGGATGGGACGATCTGTGACCAGAACGCTGTGTGCAAGCATGCCGGCAACAATAAGTACAG ATGTAAGTGTAAGGTAGGCTGGGCAGGTGATGGATTCCTGTGCGGCTCGGACAAGGATCTGGACGGGTGGCCCGACGCCAACCTGCAGTGTAACGATGAGAAGTGTCGCGCTGACAACTGTGTCAACATTCCCAACTCGGGCCAGGAAGATGCGGACCGGGACGGTATTGGTGATGCGTGCGATCCCGATGCAGACAACGATGGAATTCTGAACAATCCG GATAATTGCCCGCTGGTGCATAATCCGGACCAGCTGGATAGCGATGTCGATGGGGGCGATAAGCAGGGCGATGCGTGCGATAACTGTCCCACGGTATCGAACGTCGACCAGAACGATGTCGATAAGGATGGGATGGGCGATGCCTGCGATCCGGACATTGATAATGATGGTATTCGCAACGAGGACGATAACTGTCCCAAGGTGGCCAACTTCAACCAGCTCGATACGGATGGCGATCGGGTCGGGGATGTTTGCGACAACTGTCCAATGATTCCCAATCCAAATCAG CTCGATTCCGACAACGATCTTATCGGTGATGCGTGCGACAGTGATGTCGATCGCGATCGGGACGGTATTCAGGACAGTCGCGACAACTGTCCGAAGCTGGCCAACTCCGACCAGCTCGACACTGACGGTGATGGGCGGGGAGATCTGTGCGATACCGATGCGGACAATGATGGTATCCTGAACCACGAGGATAACTGCCCGATCGTGTTCAATCCCGATCAGACGGATGCGAACA ATGACGGCATTGGTGACATCTGCGAGGAAGACTTCGATTTGGATCTGATCCCGAACTATCTCGACAACTGTCCGAACAATTCAAAGATCTTCTCGACCGACTTCCGCACGTACCAGACGGTGGTGCTGGACCCGGAAGGCGACTCGCAGATCGATCCGAACTGGGTGATCTACAACAAGGGTGCGGAGATTGTCCAAACACAAAACAGCGATCCGGGGCTGGCTGTTGG CTACGACGCGTTCGGTGGCGTTGATTTCGAGGGCACCTTCTTCGTCGACACGGAAATCGATGACGATTACGTCGGGTTCATCTTCAGCTACCAGGACAACCACAAGTTCTACGCCGTCATGTGGAAGAAGAACATCCAGACGTACTGGCAGGCGACCCCGTTCCGTGCGTCGGCCGAGCCGGGCATACAGCTGAAGCTGATCAACAGCGCGACCGGACCGGGCGAGATGCTGCGCAACAGTCTGTGGCACACGGGCGACACCAAGGGCCAGGTGAAGCTGCTCTGGAAGGACCCGCGCAACGTGGGCTGGACCGAGCGGACGGCGTACCGCTGGCTGTTGCTGCACCGGCCGAAGATCGGACTGATCCGGTTGCGCATCTTCGACGGCGACCAGATGGTGGCCGATTCGGGCAACATCTTCGACACCACGCTCAAGGGCGGCCGGCTGGGTGTGTTCTGCTTCTCGCAGGAGATGATCATCTGGTCCGATCTGGTGTACCGCTGTAATG ACAACGTACCGGAGGCGATTTACCGCGAGCTGCCTCCGAATTTGCAGCGCGAGGTACAGGTTGACCATCGGGCTTAG